Proteins encoded together in one Quercus lobata isolate SW786 chromosome 3, ValleyOak3.0 Primary Assembly, whole genome shotgun sequence window:
- the LOC115979147 gene encoding cytochrome P450 78A5-like, translated as MGLEKAYMSCSNTLKSLTMVSKNDQNLNQNHFPHAIYSSHPHHAILTRQTSISNTILLAFDLFSITISKSLFRFWKKKDMKSLTIANLSLLLLCIGATHQTPWPFTLLFPLLFFLAILLNYWLVPGGFAWRNHNQNSPKLNGPSGWPILGTLPDQMGALAHRKLAAMASSYGATRLMAFSLGTTRAIISSDPDTAKEILCGSSFSDRPVKVSARLLMFERAIGFAPYDNYWRHLRRLAANYMFSPRRISSLEGLRQRVANEMLGGVLKEMELRGVVELRGILQKGSLSNILESVFGSCVELEREELGDMVREGYDLIAKYNWEDYFPLRFLDFSGVKRRCHRLAGQVNSVVGKMIKERKRAGEFSSGNDLLSSLLSLPMEDQLSDSDMVAVLWEMIFRGTDTVAILLEWIMARMVLHQDIQANAQHELDTCVGNHRHVQDSDIQNLPYLQAIVKEVLRMHPPGPLLSWARLAVHDVHVGKVFVPAGTTAMVNMWAITHDSTIWKDPWAFKPERFIEEDVSIMGSDLRLAPFGSGRRACPGKALGLATVHLWLGRLLHQYRWLPAQPVDLSECLNLSLEMKKPLACRVVHRCVGL; from the exons ATGGGCTTGGAGAAGGCCTACATGAGCTGCTCGAATACTCTTAAGTCTTTAACCATGGTTagcaaaaatgaccaaaacttGAACCAGAATCACTTTCCACATGCTATATATTCAAGTCACCCACACCATGCAATCCTCACAAGACAGACGTCTATCTCTAATACAATATTACTAGCTTTCGATCTTTTCTCAATTACCATTTCCAAATCCCTCTTTcggttttggaaaaaaaaagatatgaagtCCTTAACAATAGCCAACCTCTCTCTTTTACTGCTTTGTATTGGAGCCACACACCAAACTCCATGGCCTTTCACTCTACTATTTCCCTTGTTGTTTTTCTTAGCTATCCTTCTGAACTATTGGCTTGTCCCTGGAGGCTTTGCATGGAGAAACCATAACCAAAACTCTCCCAAACTGAATGGTCCAAGTGGCTGGCCTATATTGGGCACTTTACCTGACCAAATGGGTGCTCTTGCTCATCGCAAACTAGCTGCCATGGCTTCATCATATGGCGCAACTAGGCTCATGGCATTTAGTCTTGGAACCACACGTGCAATCATAAGCAGCGATCCTGATACTGCTAAGGAAATCCTTTGTGGGTCTTCCTTTTCAGACCGACCTGTAAAAGTTTCGGCTCGTTTGCTAATGTTTGAGCGTGCCATTGGGTTCGCTCCCTACGATAACTACTGGCGCCACCTTCGTAGACTTGCTGCAAATTACATGTTCTCACCTAGGAGAATTTCGAGCCTAGAGGGACTGAGGCAACGTGTGGCTAATGAAATGTTGGGTGGAGTGTTGAAGGAGATGGAGTTGAGAGGGGTTGTGGAATTGAGAGGCATATTGCAAAAGGGTTCTCTAAGTAACATATTAGAGAGTGTGTTTGGAAGTTGTGTGGAGCTAGAAAGAGAGGAGTTGGGTGATATGGTTAGAGAAGGGTATGATCTTATTGCAAAATACAATTGGGAGGACTATTTTCCACTAAGGTTTTTGGACTTTTCTGGGGTGAAGAGAAGGTGTCATAGATTGGCTGGTCAGGTTAATAGTGTTGTGGGGAAGAtgattaaagagagaaaaagagctGGAGAGTTCAGTAGTGGTAATGATTTGCTTAGTTCTTTGTTGTCTTTGCCTATGGAGGATCAACTCAGTGACTCAGACATGGTTGCTGTCTTGTGG gaaatGATTTTTAGAGGAACTGATACTGTTGCTATACTTCTGGAGTGGATTATGGCAAGGATGGTTTTGCACCAAGACATTCAGGCAAATGCACAGCATGAGCTTGACACGTGCGTTGGAAATCACAGGCACGTGCAAGACTCTGACATACAAAACCTACCTTACCTCCAAGCCATAGTGAAGGAAGTTCTTCGTATGCACCCTCCGGGCCCATTACTCTCGTGGGCCCGCCTTGCTGTCCATGATGTCCACGTTGGAAAGGTCTTTGTGCCAGCTGGCACAACAGCAATGGTCAACATGTGGGCCATAACCCATGACTCAACTATTTGGAAGGACCCATGGGCCTTCAAGCCCGAAAGGTTTATTGAAGAGGATGTGTCTATTATGGGCTCTGATTTGAGGCTTGCACCATTTGGGTCTGGCCGCAGGGCATGCCCTGGCAAGGCATTAGGCTTAGCCACGGTGCACTTGTGGCTTGGAAGGCTTCTCCACCAATATAGGTGGCTTCCGGCACAGCCGGTTGATCTTTCTGAATGCTTGAACCTCTCTCTTGAAATGAAGAAGCCACTGGCGTGTCGCGTGGTTCATCGGTGTGTGGGATTATGA
- the LOC115982219 gene encoding mitochondrial import receptor subunit TOM20 — MEFSQEDFDRLLLFEHARKTAESNYAQNPLDADNLTKWGGALLELSQFQNIADSKNMINDAISKLEEALLVDPVKHEALWCLGNAQTSQAFLTPDIDEAKVFFDKARDYFEKAADENPSNELYQKSLENTDKATDLHMEIHKHGLVQQTLGGGPSASSNEKTSKKKKKSSDLKYDIFGWIILAVGIVAWVGMAKSHVPPPAPR, encoded by the exons ATGGAGTTCTCTCAGGAAGACTTCGATCGCCTCTTGCTGTTCGAGCACGCTCGTAAAACTGCCGAATCTAACTACGCCCAGAACCCCCTTGATGCCGAT AATCTAACAAAGTGGGGAGGAGCATTGCTGGAGCTATCACAATTTCAAAACATTGCGGATTCAAAGAATATGATTAATG ATGCTATTTCGAAGTTGGAAGAGGCTTTGCTTGTCGATCCAGTGAAGCATGAGGCATTGTGGTGCCTGGGAAATGCCCAAACCTCTCAGGCATTTCTCACTCCTGACATTGATGAGGCGAAGGTTTTTTTTGATAAGGCACGTGACTATTTCGAAAAAGCAGCAGATGAG AATCCATCCAATGAACTCTACCAGAAGTCCTTGGAAAACACGGATAAG GCGACTGATTTGCACATGGAGATCCACAAGCATGGTCTTGTTCAACAGACTCTGGGTGGTGGGCCATCTGCTTCTTCTAATGAAAAG acttccaagaagaagaagaagagcagtGATCTCAAATATGACATATTTGGATGGATTATCCTAGCAGTTGGAATTGTTGCATGGGTGGGTATGGCAAAATCCCACGTTCCTCCACCTGCTCCAAGATAG
- the LOC115982180 gene encoding CTD small phosphatase-like protein 2 translates to MQTKKKNPGRSAARENVSSRVTRAQQKVSEKVQAVEVKVKDLITSSARKQKQAGALPKKKREPVVETNLNAKYELLHNEASDVCLGPDVINGASMECKSGNEETAHRMMGTIFSPSFHISKHAGGEITNGVDFVKYFGSGDQKYHQDHEMEYSQDNVLNVHIGQEISEPIVGKEKNYTENAVTSVTFPDDMDIDTKNFNSQSFDQTHTVGRNAIDSCCNADLEGANLSSEVSAIYLAMKNSKLECIDEHGQDSMSADVYVEDDQYEEFDDFDPYFFIKNLPDLSAVVPTFRPMLLPKQTRSCPPTTLVLDLDETLVHSTLEPCDDADFTFPVNFNLQEHTVYVRCRPHLRDFLERVSSVFEIIIFTASQSIYAEQLLNVLDPKRKVFRHRVYRDSCVYVDGNYLKDLTILGRDLSRVIIIDNSPQAFGFQVDNGIPIESWFDDRSDKELLLLLPFLESLVGVEDVRPLIAKKFNLREKIAAAAYPLNSNRGDPFER, encoded by the exons atgcaaacaaagaaaaaaaatcctggaAGGAGTGCTGCTCGAGAGAATGTCAGTTCTAGGGTTACAAGAGCTCAGCAGAAGGTCTCTGAAAAAGTTCAAGCTGTAGAAGTAAAAGTTAAGGACTTGATTACATCTTCAGCTAGAAAGCAGAAACAAG CTGGAGCTCTTCccaagaagaagagggagcCTGTTGTGGAAACAAATTTGAATGCTAAGTATGAGTTGTTGCATAATGAGGCTTCCGATGTTTGTTTGGGGCCTGATGTGATTAATGGTGCTTCTATGGAATGTAAG AGTGGCAATGAGGAAACTGCTCATCGCATGATGGGAACCATATTTTCTCCATCGTTTCACATTTCTAAACATGCTGGAGGGGAAATCACCAATGGAG TTGATTTTGTGAAATACTTTGGAAGTGGAGACCAGAAATATCATCAAGATCATGAAATGGAATACTCCCAGGATAATGTGTTGAATGTTCATATTGGTCAAGAAATTTCTGAACCCATTGTTGGGAAAGAGAAGAATTACACTGAGAATGCAGTAACTTCAGTAACATTCCCTGATGATATGGATATagatacaaaaaattttaattcacaGAGCTTTGATCAGACACATACTGTAGGTAGAAATGCCATTGATTCTTGTTGTAATGCGGATTTGGAGGGAGCAAATCTCTCATCTGAAGTTTCAGCTATATATCTTGCCATGAAAAATTCTAAGCTTGAATGCATTGATGAGCATGGTCAAGATTCTATGTCAGCTGATGTTTATGTGGAGGATGATCAATATGAGGAATTTGATGACTTTGAtccttattttttcataaaaaactTACCAGACTTGTCAGCAGTTGTCCCAACTTTTCGGCCCATGCTGCTACCGAAACAAACGCGGAGTTGCCCTCCTACTACACTTGTTTTGGACTTGGATg AAACTTTGGTGCACTCCACACTAGAACCTTGTGATGATGCAGACTTCACTTTTCCTGTAAATTTTAACCTCCAAGAGCATACAGTTTATGTTCGATGCCGTCCTCATCTCAGAGATTTCTTGGAGAGAGTTTCCAGCGTTTTTGAGATTATTATATTTACAGCTAGTCAAAGTATTTATGCAGAGCAGCTACTTAATGTACTTGATCCAAAGAGGAAGGTATTCCGTCATCGTGTTTACCGTGACTCCTGTGTTTATGTGGATGGGAATTACCTCAAAGATTTGACAATTCTTGGTCGTGATTTGTCACGTGTAATCATAATTGACAATTCTCCACAG GCATTTGGCTTCCAAGTTGACAATggaataccaattgaaagctggTTTGATGATCGTTCAGATAAGGAACTGCTTTTATTACTTCCTTTTTTGGAGAGTTTGGTAGGAGTCGAAGATGTTCGGCCACTGATAGCAAAGAAATTCAACCTTCGGGAGAAAATTGCAGCTGCAGCTTATCCTCTAAACTCAAATAGAGGAGACCCGTTTGAAAGATGA